Within Paenibacillus albicereus, the genomic segment CGTAGACGATGCCGCCGAAGCCGATGCTCGAGAGCACGATGGAAAGCACGTCGATGCGCGGACGGGTCAGCTCGGACACGTTGCGCATGAAGACGACGCCGAAGATCAGCGCGAATACGAGCAGCGGCAACGCCGTCCAGAAAATCGTCCGCCAGGAGGCGTACTCCAGGAACAGGCCGGCGATCGCCGGTCCGACGGCTGGCGCGAACATGATGACGAGGCCCATGATGCCCATCGCGGTCCCGCGGCGGTGCGGCGGAATGATGACGAGCACCGTGTTGAACATGAGCGGCAGCAGCAAGCCCGTGCCGACCGCCTGGATCAGGCGGGCGACGAGCAGCACCTCGAAGCCCGGCGCCAGCGCGGCGAGCAGCGTGCCGACGATGGAAAACGAAAGCGACGCGATGAACAGCTGGCGCGTCGTGAACCATTGGAGCAGCAGTCCCGAGACCGGAACGAGAATCGCGAGCACGAGCAGGAAGCCGGTCGTCAGCCATTGAATGGTCGCCGGCTCCACGTTGAATAGGGCCATCAGCTCGGTGATGGCGATGTTCAGCGCGGTCTCGCTGAACATGCCGATGAAGCCGCTGATAAGCAGCGCGGCCATGATCGGCACGACTTTGAATTGCGGCGCTTCTTCCTGCGGGGAAGCGGCGGCCGACAGCGTTTGTTCCACAGTGGTCCCCTCCTAGGCTTTTTCAGCCTTTATCTAGTCTGATCCGTCCAGCCGCATCGGAGACCGGAAGGTCCCTTTCATCTAACCATATCGATCTGGCCAGGGCAATTATTGATTTCATTAAATCCGTTCTCTACCGGAAAAAAGAAATGGAAAAGCAGGGAGGGGCATCCCCCTCCCTGCTTCATGTTCCGTCGGCGCCTCTTCAATCGATGCGTTCGGAGTAGGCAGCGGCATCCAGAAGGGCCGTTACGAGCTCGGACGCGTCGGCGTCCGTCTCGATCTCGAGCATCCAGCCGCCGTCGTAAGGCTCCGAGTTGACGAGCTCAGGCGAATCCGCAAGCGCTTCGTTGACCTTGGCCACGATGCCGCCGACCGGCGCGTACAGATCCGATACCGTCTTGACCGACTCGATCGTGCCGAGAGGCTGCCCCGCCTCCACGCGATCGCCCGGACGGGGCAGCTCGACAAAGACGATATCGCCGAGCTGATGCTGCGCATGGTCGGTAATGCCGATCCGAACGGCATGCTCTCCCGCTGCAAGTGCCCATTCATGCTCCTCCGTGTAGCCCAAGCCCTGACGAATCTCACTCACTGGACGCTCATCCCTTCTCCTCGGCCTCAAGGGGCCGTTATGCGGCATAGCGTAAACGATGGGCAGGAAGCCTGTCAATCTCAACCAAGAAATGAGCGGATGGTTATTGACACCGAGTTGTCCCATCCGGCAAACTGGAAAGGATCGTAAATAGCGGATGAACGCAGCGGGAGAGATCGCCGGCAGTGCAAGGCGGCGCCGAAGGAGTAACCTTGACCTAGCGCGAGGGAATCTCTCAGGCAAAAGGACCTCTGCGGGACGCGGCTCTGGAGAGAACGAGCGCCTTCTTCGCGGCCGGCAATGGCCGGCGGGCGACCGTCACCAAAGGGGAAACTTGCCGCCTGGCATGCCGAAGCGATTCGGCTGCGCTGGCGTCGGGGCAACTCTCAGGTACAAAGGACAGAGCGGAAAACGAGTCGGCAGGCATGTCTTCGGACAGTCAGGCCGCGTTTTCCGCCCTGTCCTTTTTTGCCGTACGAAGGATCCGCCGCACGACTTCAATCGCGAGGAGGAACATCCGATGGCCAACCTGCGCACGACTCCGCTCCGCCCTGTCTATGCCGAGACCGGCGAGCCGCGCTGCATCGACTTCGGGGGCTGGGAGCTGCCGGTGCAGTTCAGCGGCATCATCCGGGAACATGAGGCCGTCCGCCAGCGGGCCGGCCTGTTCGACGTGTCCCATATGGGCGAATTCCTCGTCACCGGCCAGTTCGCCGCCGACTTCCTGCAGACGGTCACGACCAACGACATCCGCCGGCTGCAGGACGGGGAGGCTCAGTACACGCTCCTCTGCTACCCGAACGGAGGCGTCGTCGACGACCTGCTCGTCTACCGCATCTCCGAGGATCAGTATCTGCTCGTCGTCAATGCCTCCAACATCGAGAAGGATCTCGACTGGCTGCTCGAGCATCTGATCGGCGACGTGACGGTCGAGGACCGTTCGGACGCCACCTCCCTGATCGCCCTGCAAGGACCGCTCGCCGCTGAAATCCTCGCCCGCTGCACCGACGCTCCGTTCGCCGGATTGAAGCCGTTCCGCTTCCTGCGGGAAGCGGAGGTGTGCGGCGTCAAGACGCTGCTCTCGCGCACCGGCTATACCGGAGAGGACGGCTTCGAGCTGTATGCCGACTCCGGCGATGCCCCACGCCTATGGCGCGGTCTGCTGGCGGCCGGAGCGCCGCTCGGCCTGGAGCCGGCCGGGCTCGGCGCTCGCGACACGCTGCGGCTCGAAGCCAAGCTCGCGCTGTACGGCCAGGAGCTGTCGGCCGACATCACGCCGCTCGAAGCCGGGCTCAGCCCATTCGTCAAGCTGGACGGAGAGCCGTTCATCGGCCGCGACGCGCTGCTGGCGCAAAAAGCTGCCGGCGCTCCACGCCGCCTCGTCGGCATCGAGCTGCTGGAGCGCGGCGTTCCGCGCTCTCATTATCCCGTGTACAGCGGCGAGACGCGCATCGGAGAGATCACCTCCGGCACGCAGTCTCCGACGCTGAAGCGCAGCCTCGGGCTGGCGCTGATCCAGGCCGAATACGCTGCGATCGGCACCGAGCTCGAGGTCGAGATCCGCGGCAAGCGGCTGAAGGCCGCCGTCGTACCCGCCCCGTTTTACCGAAGAACCGCGCCGCCGGCCCGAACCGACAAGGAGTGAGCTCACGATGACCCGTCCGCACCGCTACATCCCGATGACCGAGCAGGATCAGAACGAGATGCTGGAGACGATCGGCGTCGCGTCGGTCGAGGACTTGTTCCGAGACATCCCCGCCCCCATCCGCTACGCCGGAACGCTGCCGATGTCCGGCGCGCTCGACGAATGGTCGCTGATGCGCCATCTCAAGCAGCTCGCCGGTCGCAATGCCGATGCCGACACGAACGCAAGCTTCCTCGGCGCCGGGCTGTACGACCACCATATCCCGGCCGTGCTTCCACATCTGGCCGGACGCTCCGAATTCTACACCGCCTATACGCCCTACCAGCCGGAGATCAGCCAAGGCGAGCTGCAGGCGATCTTCGAGTTCCAGTCGTATATCTGCGAGCTGACCGGCATGGCCGTCGCCAACGCCAGCATGTACGACGGCGCGACCGCGCTGGCCGAGGCAGCCGCGCTCGCCTCCGCCCACACCCGCCGCAAGCGCGTCGTCGTCTCGCGGGCCGTGCATCCCGAAGCGCGCGAGATTCTGCGCACGACCGCCCGCGGCATCGGGCTCGACATCGTCGAGGTCGGACTGCGGGACGGCCTGACCGATGCCGAGGCGCTCGCCGCTGCCGTCGACGATTCGACCGCGGCCGTGCTCGTGCAGTCGCCGAGCTTCCTCGGCACGGTCGAGGATCTCGCCGCGCTCGTCTCGCTCGCCCATGGGGCAGGCGCGCTGTTCGTCGTCAGCGCCAATCCGCTCTCGCTGGGCCTGCTGGAGGCGCCGGGCGCGCTCGGCGCGGACATCGTCGTCGGCGACGCGCAGCCGCTCGGCATCCCGAGCTCGCTCGGCGGCCCGACGTGCGGCTACTTCGCCGTCGCCGAACCGCTCATGCGCCAGATGCCGGGGCGCATCGTCGGCCAGACCGTAGATCGGGACGGCAAGCGCGGGTTCGTCTTGACGCTGCAGGCGCGGGAGCAGCATATCCGCCGCGAGAAAGCGACGAGCAACATCTGCTCCAACCAAGCGCTGCTCGCGCTGTGCGCCAGCATCTACCTGAGCGTCATGGGCAAGACCGGCTTCCGCAGGACGGCGGAGCTGAACCTGCGCAAGGCGCGGTACGCAGCCCGAGCGCTGGAGGGGCTGGAAGGGTTTTCTCTCCCTTTCCACGATACGCCTACCTTCAACGAATTCGTCGTGAAGCTTCCCGAAGGAACCGACCTGAGCCGGCTCGATCTCGCGCTGCTGGAGGAAGGCTTCCTCGGAGGCTATGATCTCGGCCGGTCGTATCCGGAGCTGGCGGGGCATATGCTCGTCGCCGTCACTGAGAAGCGGACGCGCGAGGAGATCGACGCGTTCGCCGCCGCGCTGGACCGGATGACCCGAAAGGAGGCGCTCGCATGAGCCACCTGAACCCGACCCCCGAACGGCTGGCCGAGCTGCGGCTCGCCGGCTCCGCTGACGTGAAGCCCGAAAAAGCGCTCATCTTCGAGATGAGCCGCGAGGGACGCGAGGCTTTCTCGCTGCCGCCTTGCGACGTGCCGGAGGACGAGGAGCTGGCCGAGCTGCTGCCGGGCGGCCGGCTCCGCCAGCGCGACGCTTCGCTGCCGGAGGTGTACGAGGTCGACGTCGTCCGCCATTACACCGAGCTTTCCCGGCGCAATTTCGGCGTGGACAACGGCTTCTATCCGCTCGGCTCCTGCACGATGAAGTACAATCCGAAGATCAACGAGGACGCGGCCAAGCTGCCCGGCTTCGCACGCATCCACCCGTATCAGCCGGAGGAGAGCATCCAGGGGGCGCTCGAACTGCTCCATACGCTCCAGGACGATCTCGCTGCGCTGACCGGCATGGACTTCGTCACGCTGCAGCCCGCCGCCGGCGCCCATGGCGAATGGACCGGCCTCATGATGATCCGCGCCTATCACGAGAGCCGGGGCGAGTCGCGCTCCAAGGTCATCGTCCCGGATTCCTCCCACGGCACGAACCCCGCCAGCGCCACGACCGCGGGACTGGAGACGGTGACGATCAAGTCGGGCGCGGACGGCCTCGTCGATCTGGACGCGCTGCGCGCCGCCGTCGGCCCGGACACGGCCGCGCTCATGCTGACGAACCCGAGCACGCTCGGGCTGTTCGAGGCGCAGATCGTCGAGATCGCCGCCATCGTGCATGAAGCCGGCGGCCTGCTCTACTACGACGGCGCCAACTCCAACGCCATCATGGGCATCGCCCGTCCCGGCGACATGGGCTTCGACGTCGTGCATCTCAACCTGCACAAGACGATGAGCACGCCCCACGGCGGCGGGGGCCCGGGAGCGGGGCCGGTCGGCGTCAAGGCGCATCTCGTTCCGTTCCTGCCGAAGCCGGTCGTCGCCAAGCGCGAGGACGGCCGCTATTTCTTCGACTTCGACCGCCCGCAGTCGATCGGCCGGGTCAAGTCGTATTACGGCAACTTCGGCATCCTCGTCCGCGCCTACACGTACATCCGCTCCTATGGCCCGGAAGGGCTGAGGCAGGTGAGCGAATGCGCGGTGCTGAACGCCAACTACATGATGGCTCGCCTCGCGGAGGGGTACGAAATCCCGTATCCCGGCGTCTGCAAGCATGAGTTCGTCCTGTCGGGACGAGGACTCAAGGCATACGGCGTGCGCACGCTCGACGTCGCCAAGCGGCTGCTCGACTTCGGCTACCATCCGCCGACGATCTACTTCCCGCTCAACGTGGAGGAGTGCATCATGATCGAGCCGACCGAGACGGAGAGCAAAGAGACGCTCGACGGCTTCATCGACGCCATGCTGCGCATCGCCCGCGAGGCGCGCGAGACGCCGGAGCTCGTTATCAACGCCCCGTATACGACCGTCATGCGGAGGCTCGACGAGACGCTGGCCGCGCGCAAGCCGGTGCTAGGCTGCTCCTGCTGAAAAAAGCTTCTCCGGGAGGAATTCTCCTGGAGAAGCTTTTTTGTCGATGCGGCGGCGGGACTCCCCTCGACAAGGGGGGCGATCCGACCGGCATCTCGATTCCCGTCCGCAGCTGCCGCTCAGCGGGAGCCCGTCAGCTCCAGCATCGCCTCGATGATTGCCGGCCAATCATCCGGATGGATTTCATGCCCTGCGCCTTCGAGCGGCAGCAGCCTGGCCTTGGAGAGCCCCTGCTGGAGCGCCAGCCCATGCGCGTACGGAAGGACGGGATCCTCCGTTCCGTGAACGATCAAGGCAGGCTGCTTGATGTCTTCGGTGCGCGCTGCATCCTCCTCGCCCCCGCCCAGCAGCATATGATTGCCCATGCTCGCGAGAGATTCGGCATGACGGATCTCCTCCCGGACGAGCTCGCGAATCCGGGACTCGTCGAATTTCCTTTGGCTCCCGACGATCAGCCTCCATTTCTCGACGCCGAAATGCTCCGCTGCCCGAGCATCCGACAGATCCAGGGAAGCGGAGCGGGTAAAGAACTCGATTACCTTTTCTTCCATGGGGGGAAGGCCATCCGCGTAATTCGAGCTCGCCAGCAGCGTCAAGGAAAGCACCCTCTCCGGATGCCGGAGAGCCGCCAACTGACTCAGATACCCGCCCAGCGACATGCCTGCCAGATGAGCTTTCTCGATGCCGTAAGCATCAAGGACCCGCATCGCATCATCCGCCATATCCGTTAGAGAGTAGCCCGCCGTTCCAAGCGGCCAGCTCGACGACCTCCCCGTATCCCGGTTGTCATAGCGGATGACGAACCGCCCTCCTGCCGCCAGCCGCTCGCAGAATTCCCGTTCCCACCATACCATCGAGGCTTGCGAGCCCATGATGAGGAGCAGCGCCGCATTCGCAGGATCGCCGAATGATTCCGTTTGCAGCTTCACTTCGTCGGTTTGAATGAGTCTTTCCATATTCATTCCTCCTTTGGCTAGTTCCCTTGTCGTTGTCTCGACCTGGGTGAACTCCAATCCGTGATATGATACAGTTTAGAAATCATTCGATTCTTACGCTCTGCATAGGAAGGAACGTTTTCGCTCATGATCCATAACCGCTTCCCCGGCCTGCTCCTGCTCGACCGCATGGACGACTGGTCCGAGCCGGACGTCCTCTACTCGTTCGCGCTGGACGAGCTGCTCTGCCGGCGCGCCGGAGCGGACGGCGTGCCCGTCCTTCACCTGTGGCGGCATCCTTCCGGCTTCGTGATGGGACCGCGCGACAGCCGCCTGCCGGAGGCCGCGCGCGCTTCCCGCGAGCTGGAGCGGCTCGGCCTCTCGGTCGCCGTACGCAACTCCGGCGGCGCCGCCGTGCCGCTCGACCCCGGCGTCGTCAACGTCTCGCTCATCCTGCCCTTGCAGGGAAAAGCGTCCGCCCGTTTCGAGGACGATTTTCAGCTCATGTACGAGCTGATCGCCTCCGCCCTTGCCGACACCGGCGTGCGAGTGGACAAAGGCGAGATCGCCGGAGCTTATTGTCCGGGCGACTACGACCTCAGCGTCGGCGGACGCAAGTTCTGCGGCATCGCCCAGCGCCGGCTGTCCAAAGCCTACATCATCCAGGCGTTCGTCAACGCCGGCGGCTCCGGCGAGGAGCGCGGCCGCCTCGTCCGCCAGTTCTATGACGCCGCTGCTGGCCCTGGACCGGACGCCACGAGCTACCCGCTCGTGGATGCTTCGGTCATGGGGAGCCTGGAGGAGCTGGCCGATCTATGGCCGGATGCGCCGCGCTTGTTCGCCGAAGGAGCCGCAAGCGCCGCGCTCGGCCTGCGCGCGGAGCAGGAAGCGCACTTGCCGGAGAGCCGGCTGCCCCGGCCCGAAGAGATCCGCGAGCTGGCTGCGGCGATGAGAGCCCGCTACCCGATCGGCCCTGCGAAGTAGCCGCCATGTCATGTCCCTTGTACCATGCTTAGGCAAAAAAACCGACTTTGCCCGAACCGGAAGCCGACAGCCAGCTTCCGTCTTTGGCGTGCTCCATTTCTTGCCGAATGGCCCGAAGCAGAGGCTCTGTCTCCACTTGCCCCTTTTCCTGCCAGTCGAACGCAGCTGCCGCAACCAGCTCCTCCAGCTGCGCGTAGGAGAAGCCCTTGGTCCGGTCGGCCAGCTCTTCGAGCTGCTTCGCGCCGAACAGCAGGCCCCGGCTTTTTCGGCGGAGAAACTCATCCCGGCATTCGCGGCTCGGCTCGGCGACTTCGTACGCCCGATCGATCCGGCCCGGCCTTCCGATCAATGCCGGGTCCACCAGATCGGGATAATTCGTCGTCGCGATCAGATAGATGCCTTCCCTCGTCCGCATCCCGTCCAGCTCGCCTAAAAAGACCGAGCGAAGCTCCGGCCGCAATCCTTCCAGGTCCTCGACGATGAGCAGCATCGGAGCC encodes:
- the gcvH gene encoding glycine cleavage system protein GcvH; the encoded protein is MSEIRQGLGYTEEHEWALAAGEHAVRIGITDHAQHQLGDIVFVELPRPGDRVEAGQPLGTIESVKTVSDLYAPVGGIVAKVNEALADSPELVNSEPYDGGWMLEIETDADASELVTALLDAAAYSERID
- the gcvT gene encoding glycine cleavage system aminomethyltransferase GcvT → MANLRTTPLRPVYAETGEPRCIDFGGWELPVQFSGIIREHEAVRQRAGLFDVSHMGEFLVTGQFAADFLQTVTTNDIRRLQDGEAQYTLLCYPNGGVVDDLLVYRISEDQYLLVVNASNIEKDLDWLLEHLIGDVTVEDRSDATSLIALQGPLAAEILARCTDAPFAGLKPFRFLREAEVCGVKTLLSRTGYTGEDGFELYADSGDAPRLWRGLLAAGAPLGLEPAGLGARDTLRLEAKLALYGQELSADITPLEAGLSPFVKLDGEPFIGRDALLAQKAAGAPRRLVGIELLERGVPRSHYPVYSGETRIGEITSGTQSPTLKRSLGLALIQAEYAAIGTELEVEIRGKRLKAAVVPAPFYRRTAPPARTDKE
- the gcvPA gene encoding aminomethyl-transferring glycine dehydrogenase subunit GcvPA, whose amino-acid sequence is MTRPHRYIPMTEQDQNEMLETIGVASVEDLFRDIPAPIRYAGTLPMSGALDEWSLMRHLKQLAGRNADADTNASFLGAGLYDHHIPAVLPHLAGRSEFYTAYTPYQPEISQGELQAIFEFQSYICELTGMAVANASMYDGATALAEAAALASAHTRRKRVVVSRAVHPEAREILRTTARGIGLDIVEVGLRDGLTDAEALAAAVDDSTAAVLVQSPSFLGTVEDLAALVSLAHGAGALFVVSANPLSLGLLEAPGALGADIVVGDAQPLGIPSSLGGPTCGYFAVAEPLMRQMPGRIVGQTVDRDGKRGFVLTLQAREQHIRREKATSNICSNQALLALCASIYLSVMGKTGFRRTAELNLRKARYAARALEGLEGFSLPFHDTPTFNEFVVKLPEGTDLSRLDLALLEEGFLGGYDLGRSYPELAGHMLVAVTEKRTREEIDAFAAALDRMTRKEALA
- the gcvPB gene encoding aminomethyl-transferring glycine dehydrogenase subunit GcvPB yields the protein MKPEKALIFEMSREGREAFSLPPCDVPEDEELAELLPGGRLRQRDASLPEVYEVDVVRHYTELSRRNFGVDNGFYPLGSCTMKYNPKINEDAAKLPGFARIHPYQPEESIQGALELLHTLQDDLAALTGMDFVTLQPAAGAHGEWTGLMMIRAYHESRGESRSKVIVPDSSHGTNPASATTAGLETVTIKSGADGLVDLDALRAAVGPDTAALMLTNPSTLGLFEAQIVEIAAIVHEAGGLLYYDGANSNAIMGIARPGDMGFDVVHLNLHKTMSTPHGGGGPGAGPVGVKAHLVPFLPKPVVAKREDGRYFFDFDRPQSIGRVKSYYGNFGILVRAYTYIRSYGPEGLRQVSECAVLNANYMMARLAEGYEIPYPGVCKHEFVLSGRGLKAYGVRTLDVAKRLLDFGYHPPTIYFPLNVEECIMIEPTETESKETLDGFIDAMLRIAREARETPELVINAPYTTVMRRLDETLAARKPVLGCSC
- a CDS encoding alpha/beta fold hydrolase, producing the protein MERLIQTDEVKLQTESFGDPANAALLLIMGSQASMVWWEREFCERLAAGGRFVIRYDNRDTGRSSSWPLGTAGYSLTDMADDAMRVLDAYGIEKAHLAGMSLGGYLSQLAALRHPERVLSLTLLASSNYADGLPPMEEKVIEFFTRSASLDLSDARAAEHFGVEKWRLIVGSQRKFDESRIRELVREEIRHAESLASMGNHMLLGGGEEDAARTEDIKQPALIVHGTEDPVLPYAHGLALQQGLSKARLLPLEGAGHEIHPDDWPAIIEAMLELTGSR
- a CDS encoding lipoate--protein ligase family protein, which codes for MIHNRFPGLLLLDRMDDWSEPDVLYSFALDELLCRRAGADGVPVLHLWRHPSGFVMGPRDSRLPEAARASRELERLGLSVAVRNSGGAAVPLDPGVVNVSLILPLQGKASARFEDDFQLMYELIASALADTGVRVDKGEIAGAYCPGDYDLSVGGRKFCGIAQRRLSKAYIIQAFVNAGGSGEERGRLVRQFYDAAAGPGPDATSYPLVDASVMGSLEELADLWPDAPRLFAEGAASAALGLRAEQEAHLPESRLPRPEEIRELAAAMRARYPIGPAK